The Sorangiineae bacterium MSr11954 DNA segment CGACCATCGAAGGGAACGCCTACGCATTCGGAATGAACCGGCAGGTCTTCCGGCGCGAACGCGAAGGAAAGTGGACCGCCATGCACGCACCGAGCAGCCATGGCGACGTGGCTGGGATCGAAGCGGTCGACGGCTTCGACGCGGACGACGTCTACGCGGCGGGGTGGGAGGGCGAAGTGTGGCATTGGAAAAGCAGCGCCTGGACCGTATGCCCGACCCGCACGCGCGTCGTTCTCTCCGGCCTTTGCTGCGGGCAAGACGGACATGTCTACGCGTGCGGTCAATCGGGGACCTTGCTGCGCGGCCGAGGACAGAAATGGGATATCTTGAAAACCAAAGGACTCACGAACGACCTCTGGGACGTGCGTCACTTCATGGGCAAGCTCTATGTCGCGAGCATGACCGCGCTGTACGAACTGAAAGGTGACACGTTGGTTCCTGTCGACTTCGGACGCGCCACGCCGGACAGCTGCTACAAGCTCACCGAAGCCGAGGGCGTCCTCTGGTCCATTGGTCAGCAGAACGTTCTGTCATTCGACGGTACCACCTGGCGACGTTGGGAGTAGCCGAATCGGGGGGCCGATGCGTTCGGGAATGCTCTCGAGCCATCGGACGCGGGGCGCGGCTCGGTTCGAGGGCCCCGGCGAGGGGTTGTCGTGACCCGCTTCCTGATCACGGAGGCGTGATCCTCCGGAGCGCTGTCACGATTCCGAAACGCGCTGGCCGCCAGGACATGACCCATTCAAGTTGCGTTTTGGTCTTCGAATCGATCGCGGTGTCTCCGACAGAATCCTTGGCTCTGCCCATCACGATAAGGGTCCATCGGACCAGCCGGAACAATCGATTCTCACGGTACATTGCAGCGCGTCACGGTCGATGGCGGCCGTATCCCGCGGATGGTCCACGGAAATCGGGTATGATGTTCAATATCATCATTGCGCGCTGACGTCGGTGTCGCCAAGATGTCGGGCCTCGACGGCGAGCTCTGGCCCGCTGCCGGCCTGGTAGTGCCCCTTCGAACCGAGGACAAGGTGGTGCCCCATGAGACATCCCATATTCAAGCGCGCTCGCCCCGGATGGAGGTCGCCGAAGGCGCCTCCCGCGGCCGCGCTCTTTGCGCTCTTCGCCCTGCTCTCCATCGTTCAGTGCATGGGGGACGATCCGCCGGCGCCGTCCTCGGCGATCCTCTCCGACGGCCGCACGTCCCGAGGCGCTTCGGCGGCAGCGTGCAACACGACCAATGCCGCGTTGAACCGGCCGACCACGTCGTCGTCCGCGGAGAATGGCTCCTGGCCTGCCAGCGCGGCGACCGATGGCAACCCGGCCACACGCTGGTCCAGCGCGTTCAGCGATCCGCAGTGGCTGCAGGTCGATCTGGGCTCGACGCAAGCCATCTGTGCGATTCAATTGAGCTGGGAAACGGCATTTGCGACCGCGTACCAGATTCAAACCTCGTCCGACGGGATCGACTGGAATACCCTTTCCAGCACGAGCGCCGGCGCTGGCGGCACCGAGGTCTTGACGGTGAACGGAAGCGGCCGTTACGTGCGCATGTACGGCACTGCCCGCTCGACACAATGGGGATATTCCCTTTGGGAGTTTCAGGTCTTCACCGACGCGGGCGGGGGCGGCGCCGATGCCGGTGGAGGCGGCACCGACGCCGGTGGGGGCGGCACCGACGCCATCCTCTCGCAATTCGTGCCGGTGGTGGCATCCTCGTTCGAGGGTGGAAATGCGCCGGCCGCGGCCCTCGATGGCCGGACCAGCACGCGCTGGAGCAGTCAATCCAGTGATCCGCAGTGGATCTACGTCGATCTGGGCGGCACGGCCGCCATCCGCAAGGTGGTGCTGAACTGGGAGACCGCTTATGCGACGGGATATCACATCGACGTCTCCGACGACGCCGTCACATGGAATACCATTTATTCCACGACCACCGGAAAAGGGGGAATCGAGACCCTCGCGGTCCAGGGCAAGGGCAGGTTCGTGCGCATGTTCGGCACTGCCCGCGCGACCGGCTACGGCTATTCGCTGTGGGAGCTCGAGGTGCACGGAACCCTCGACACCTCGACCGGGACGCCGACGATGCTCTCCGGCCCCACGCGCCCGCCGGCGACCACGGGGCAGTTCGCGCTGACCGCGCCGGCCGACGGCGCCATGGTCACGGGCACCCGCCGGCCCACATTGTCGTGGGCCAGCGTCCCAGGTGCCGTCCGCTACCAAATTTGGATCAACATCAGCCGCACCGACTACGACTTTACCGCCTCGGGCAATCTCATCGATCTCTATACCAAGGTCGCCGAGCCCACCGGCACCACGTACACGCCGACCTGGGATCTGCCCGATCGGTGGACCTACAAATGGTTCATCGTGTCGGTCGACGCGTCGAGCGCGACCCGCACGTCCGAGATTCGCACCTTCAGCGTTTACCTCCCGACGATCGGCGCCGCCGCCGACGGTGTGCCCATCGTCAACGGTTGCCGCGATCTCGACAAGAACGGCGTCATCGAGCCCTACGAAGATTGGCACCAGCCCATCGAGGCGCGGGTCGATGATTTGCTCGGGCGGATGACCACCGAGGAGAAGGCATACCAGATGTTCTACAATGCCCAGGTCTTCCCGCGATCCGGGTGGCACTTCGGGCCCGCGCAGCCGCAGGATCTCGACAATTTCCTGCGTGCCTCGGCCGCCACCCGATTGGGCATCCCCTTCATCTCGGCGGGTGACACGATTCACGGGTACGCAACCACGTATCCGACGCAGAGCGCGCTGGCGGCGGGGCGGGATTACGCGCTCGATTTCAAACTGGGCGACATGCAGCGGCGCGAGGAGCTGGAGGTGGGGACGCGCGGTATCCTCGGACCGCTCGCGGAGGTGGGCACCAAAGTCCTCTATCCGCGCATCCAGGAGGGCAACGGCGAGAACGCCGACGTAGCCGCGGCGCAAGTCCGCGCGCTGGTGGCCGGGCTCCAGGGTGGCCCGGAGCTGAACCCCAAGTCCGTCCTCGCGACCGTCAAGCATTGGCCCGGCGAGGGCGCCGGCGGAGAGGCGCTCATTACCTACGACGCCGTCACCATCAAGTACCATATGATCCCATTTCGGGCGGCCAT contains these protein-coding regions:
- a CDS encoding discoidin domain-containing protein, which encodes MRHPIFKRARPGWRSPKAPPAAALFALFALLSIVQCMGDDPPAPSSAILSDGRTSRGASAAACNTTNAALNRPTTSSSAENGSWPASAATDGNPATRWSSAFSDPQWLQVDLGSTQAICAIQLSWETAFATAYQIQTSSDGIDWNTLSSTSAGAGGTEVLTVNGSGRYVRMYGTARSTQWGYSLWEFQVFTDAGGGGADAGGGGTDAGGGGTDAILSQFVPVVASSFEGGNAPAAALDGRTSTRWSSQSSDPQWIYVDLGGTAAIRKVVLNWETAYATGYHIDVSDDAVTWNTIYSTTTGKGGIETLAVQGKGRFVRMFGTARATGYGYSLWELEVHGTLDTSTGTPTMLSGPTRPPATTGQFALTAPADGAMVTGTRRPTLSWASVPGAVRYQIWINISRTDYDFTASGNLIDLYTKVAEPTGTTYTPTWDLPDRWTYKWFIVSVDASSATRTSEIRTFSVYLPTIGAAADGVPIVNGCRDLDKNGVIEPYEDWHQPIEARVDDLLGRMTTEEKAYQMFYNAQVFPRSGWHFGPAQPQDLDNFLRASAATRLGIPFISAGDTIHGYATTYPTQSALAAGRDYALDFKLGDMQRREELEVGTRGILGPLAEVGTKVLYPRIQEGNGENADVAAAQVRALVAGLQGGPELNPKSVLATVKHWPGEGAGGEALITYDAVTIKYHMIPFRAAMEAGAVNIMPGYAGSSLLDPGGPGAGNSAPILAYLRQNLGYTGLITTDWLPSGAWVSAANAGSDVMGGADPGATGFSMATFTANVPQNRIDDAVRRVLRLKLQLGLFENPYGDPVNGPYRFHTPAYTSLANQAARESMTLLKNDGVLPLKLAAGDNIVVAGPRAADGNACCLWTSYFHPEYGSLSILDAIKARATAAGINVFQDTGPAPKLAIVAVGEAAYTHATNWVKEQPYLPPDQLSIIQNFRNQGIPVVVLLVLPRPYVITEWNGLANALVVTYRGGEEMGPAAASLLFGDYAPRGKLPWQLPRSLDQVLVPGGTDVLADAVESWDLPYDLGTTAAERAEIRSRINAGQPVPPTYGSPLYPYGAGLQGWR